CCCTGCTTTGTggtacttttttttaacctggctATCCCATTCACTAAATGAGCTGACAAACACATTCACTAATTTGTAACCCTTTCAGTCATATTGTGAGGACAAAGGCTTACACTGAAGTAGGATGGCTGCTACAGAAGGTGATTTCTAAGAAGACATTTTTGGGAGGTGGGTGGAGTTGGAGAAGGGCTTCTATCTGAAGAGATCTTGGGAAATTATGTAGTTCCCTGCCCCCTTTATATTCTCTCTCAGTTAACCATCTGTGTTAACTAGACACATATTTAGCATGATATCACTTTTCtccaaacttaaaaatatgaCCAATACCAGCATCTTAATCTCTCAGGATACTTTCTGGAAAATTTAAGGCAAAGATTTTACATGTGTAAGTAGAGCCTGTGACTATGGTCTTGACTAATTTTTCAAAGATCTCTCACATTTTATCTAGTTATTTGGTTTCAAAATGCCTGAAAGGGCTATTTGGAAAAATAGTACTGAGTTTTAATTTAGAAACTTAAGTGCCTTGACAGTCGAaacacaaaattaataataaccGAGATGGGTCCCTGTTACTGACCATTTTTTGTAATTAAGTGGAAATATTTTAGAGACTAGAGACTCATCTCTAGTCTTAGGAACATGGACTGAAAGTATTTATAGAAGTCATGTTTTATGTGTGTGGTCTTAGAATACAATAAACATGTTTTgccaacataataaaggtctgGGAAGAAAGTGCGGTGATGTCAATTTACGTTGAAAAATTTTTATCAACTCGCTTATAGGCGGATCTGGCCAAGTATATGTGTGAAAATCAGGATTCAATCTCCACTAAAATGAAGGAATGCTGTGATAAGCCTTTGCTGGAAAAATCCCACTGCCTCACTGAGGTGGAAAGAGATGAGTTGCCCGGTGACCTGTCCCCGTTAGCTGCTGACTTTGTTGAAGATAAGGAGGTTTGCAAAAACTATCAGGAGGCAAAAGATGTGTTCCTGGGCACGTAAGTGGATAAGGAATAATCCTTCCATAGCTTTTATATGACCTCAGGATTCAGGAAGATAAACTAGGCTTTCCTTTGACACTGCTACAATTTCCATGTGGTTTACATGCTTCTTTATCCTTCTCTCTCCTAGCttttaaattttgggggaaaaattaattagttaaaaaattattataaactaATACATGCTTATGGCAAAAACTCAATCAGTagagaagagaatagagaagggaagagaagagataaAAGTTTTATCTTTATTCCTACCACATTCATTTTCTCCTTAGGGATATTTCTGGAAATACCTCTAGGAACATTTTGTGTATACATAAATTATAGACatattattcattcacttattcattcaaagaATGAACTTACTACAATAGATATGTGTGAATATATGTAATACATCTTTATATCTCTGTATTTCTGAATCTATTTACCTgccatttatctatctatataaggAAGTATAAGAGGAAGTATGCAGTCTGCTACCAGGTGCTTCATATTTGGTTGAGCAGACCAGGAGTACAGTAGCATGGCAGGGCAGCATGAAATTAAGTGACAAAATAAGTGATTATATATAGTCAGTAAGTGTGGTGATaaactttgcatttttattgttgGATTATAATAGTGTAATGTGCcctaatatattttacataattgtgTACCCTTCAAGATTTCACTCctacaaagaggagaaagaacaattCAGGAATTCATCTCTATTTATCTATCAGAACCCTTTTGAGGTATAGtccaaattataaaaaaatatacataataataacAGGTGTCACTCATCAAACATTTAATACATGCCAGACAGCGTGTGCTTGGCATAGATTACGTCATGTATTTCCCACAAACCACCTTATGagataggtactgttattattcaCGTTCTACAGAGAAGGCAACTAAGGCTGTGATGGTTCTAATAAGTTGCTTAAGGTGATATAGTAAACTGAGTGGCAAAGTGAGGATTTGAATGCAGGTAGCTTTAATTCTGAACTGCATCCCTTTAGCCATTAATCTTCCCTGCATGGGGTCTAGTCAAATTCAGACCTGTGGGAGATGAGTTAGTCTTGAGGTGAGTTATGTGATCTTTCTTGCTCATTTACCCAAcgaaatctattttattttcatctgaatTAGGTTTTTGTATGAATACTCAAGAAGGCATCCTGAGTACGCGATCTCTTTGCTGTTGAGACTTGCCAAGGAATATGAAGCCACTCTGGAGAAGTGTTGTGCCACCGATGATCCTCCTAGTTGCTATGGCAAAGTGGTAGGTTTCTTAAAGGGAAACAGTGTAGCACTCTGGCAgatgatcctttttttaaaaaattttattttattatgttatgttagtcaccatacattacatcattaatttttatgtagtgatccacgattcattgttttcgtataacacccagtgctccatgcagtatgtgccctctttaatacccatcacagggctatcCCATCCCCCAatgccctcccctctaaaaccctcagttttaataatgagaaagaaaagtaacCCAAGAATGTGAATTGCTACATAGTGCAATTTAGATCTTTTCTTGACATGGTTTCAATCCTGTACTCTTAAACCTTACAGGAAAAAATAGCTTTAGATGGAATGGTTAGTAAGACCTAAAAGAGTCTAGAAAGGAAAGATCTGAAGGGAGCAATCTCTAATTTCACAAAATCTTGAccatgccttttctcttttttacactCCTGAGGACAAAATAAGACAAATTGAAATGTTAGTTAAGAGACTTAACTTAGATATAAAGTTAACCAGATTCCAAGATTTATCAAATATCAAGAATTAGCATCTTAAGGAAGATTGTGAAATCTattcatttagaatattttcaaatttctgggAAAAAGTGTAGGAATTGCTTTATAAGTCATTAAGGAGAGGAAACCTTGAGGATTTTTGCCATATTTAGCTATGCTTTAAGAGGATTTTAACATGTTTAAGATATTTAGCACTCCTGGCATATATAGTGGTTTCCAAACTTCAGAATCACAGGAAAgtcattctttcctctctcaagaacctactatatgtcaggcaccaGACTAGAGCCGTTGACCAAGGTAAAATCTATTATCTCAGGGAGCTCAGAATCCAACTGGAGAGAGGgcttaataataatgatataatcATAGTCATCATTTATTAAGCTTTTATTaactgccaggcactgttttaattTCATTAGCTCAGGTGGTTTGTAGAACAATTTTTGAGGTGAGTACCATCTTTatccccattttctttctttctttttcttttctcccttcttttttgttAATCCCCATTTTAGCAGTGATGGTTCTGCAGCTTGGAGATAGGAGGTATAATTGCACAATTAGAAAATGAGTCGGATGGCCCGGCTCGAACACCAGCAGTCGCACTCCAGAGTCTGAGTAGTCTTAATCTCTTATACTATACACCcttgccaaataaaataaacagtttgGACATATTATGATAGATATGGCATCAAAGACCTAATTACAAGACTTTgggcagaaaggagggaggatCTCATTCTAGCTAGAGTGGTGAAAAAGAACCTGCTTGTGGTCCTTGGGTGGAATTCTGTCAACacaattcttttatctttcagcTTGATGAATTTAAACCTCTTGTGGAAGAGCCTCAGAATTTAGTCAAAACAAACTGTGAACTTTTTGAAACACTTGGAGAGTATGGCTTCCAAAATGCGTAAGTATTTTTgtttatcagctgatttttttcttgatcaatttgtaattatttaagaCAATATATATACCACCTATCATAGAaattttaatcatgaaaataCAGTATATACTTCTAATCTCTCTCCATCAAGAAAGActagagagggagaaataaaatggttaatGGGTTGGAGAGGCCTATATTTGAGTGCAGGTTAAAAAATTGGCCTCttgagatcagaaaggaaaatagcAAATCGTGGAATGTAGGAACTGAGGATGCCCCTTGAAGGTTAAGGAATAGTTTGTGGGCAAACAAAATGCAACAATgctttaaaaaggaggaaatggtAGGCTTTGAATAATAGTAGCTCAAGAAGGAATATATAAGCTGACAGACTAATGTCCTGATCCACATAGAGTCTTATCTATGGAAAGAAAGATAAGAGACACATCACTCAGTAGATATTTATTGTTTGGTTTAAATATGTTATCACTCTTCTAACTATGGGTGCTAGGGATGACAATAGTGAACCAGATATCGTCTCTTCCCTTGAGTAAATTGTAGTCACACATGACTTTCGGTGGTGATTGGAATTCTTAGTTTGTGATTATTACGTGCTAGATACCATGCCAGGTTGATTgcatactttattttaatttaatacttGCACCATCCCTATGAGTCAGATATActtattcctgttttatagatgaaaaaacttaTACATACCTTTCAAATTTAGCATGGTGTTGATATATATTAAGACCTCAGTAGGTTttgtggaaagaaagaagcaatacataaatatattaatgtcactgaattataATAAGTCACTTTCCTAAGATGATACAGCACAGGTGGAAACAAAGATAAGCTTAACTAGTTACTCAGGACAAGGTCTTCCCCCATACCATTCAACCAACCTGGAGACAAAGGTAATTTTATGGATGGAAAGTCATTTTAGTTAATTTTGCCTAAGTGTTCTCTGCTTGACCTACTATGTTAGAGAAAGACAGTTTCTTGCCTGGCTGAAAACACATGAACTATTTTGTTACAGGCTCTTAGTTCGTTACACCAAAAAAGTACCCCAGGTGTCAACTCCAACTCTCGTGGAGGTCTCAAGAAAACTAGGAAAAGTGGGCACCAGGTGTTGTAAGAAACCTGAATCGGAAAGAATGCCCTGTGCTGAAGACTATGTGAGTCATTTAAGTATAATAAGTGAATAATGATGAATTTTTGCCTTTAGATAAGGACAAAGCTAACTTTCAGAAACAGGGGTGAACTaacatgtatgtgcatgcacatgtgtgtgtgtatttggtaGTGGCAGCCAGGACTTGGTCACCTATATTATCTTGAATGAGGATTTGTATAAGAtccccaaaataataaattgacAAAAATTCCATGAGTTTTCAGTGTTTCATCctggcatttaaaaaactttcatattctttgaggtcttttaaaaatatgtgtccATATAAGACTGTTTCATTCCCACTCCAATACATATCTCAGGACTCACGTCAAATTATTTCAATCAATTATTTTCTCAAGGGAACTATTATTAAAATGTagacataaagagaaaatactttaaaaagtccCTCATTATCCGTAGTTCTAAAGTGAAGCAAATAACTTCCTCAAATCAACCTTGGATTCAATATTGCTAGTTAAAATATAACACGTCTTTTGGTCCATTGGAAAGTAGGAGTTCATGGAAAACTTTTATTATGCTTCTTTTGAGTGTCTGCTCTCCCACCTGTCCCTTAGCTGTCCGTGGTCCTGAACCGGTTGTGCGTGTTGCACGAGAAGACCCCAGTGAGCGAGAGAGTCACCAAATGCTGCACAGAATCCTTGGTGAACAGACGACCATGCTTTTCTGCCCTGGATGTTGATGAGGCATACGTTCCCAAAGAGTTTAATGCTGAAACATTCACCTTCCATGCAGACTTATGCACACTTCCTGAGGCtgagaaacaaatcaagaaacaatCGTGAGTACTATTTCATTACTGTAAGCTTTAGAGTCTTGAGAGTGAGAATTGTAAGTTGAAATGAGTAACTTTTTCTGAAGTAGTGATTATATTCTTTAGAAAATAGTATTTAAGTATGAAGTACTGGTGTTAGTAAGCTGATAAAAATGTCAAGAATAAAATGgataactttttgttttcttagcaaAAAACCTCTATATTATAATATTGCCTACAAATCATTCAGAATAATCTTGAGGATAAAAGCTATAGTAGAATAATGTCTTAAGATAAGTCCAgtagaaaaagatgaagaattaACTGATGCATTTGTGCAAATAGCAAATTAGTTAGTAGAAATCATAGGAGAATTTATTTCTAGGCATGAAtggttatttttaagtttgttctGTGGCAACCCACAGGCAAGGCAAATCCTCAACATATAACTTTTGAGAATGGAACTTGGGTgaaaaacatctagaaaaatgagTTCTGAGGCTTGACACCCTATTGCTGTCACAGGGGTTAGGAATGCATGAAATTTAGCACCATAAAGTTGTTATCATCTCAGGGATTTTAATCATAGCCATAGACTTGTGAGTAATATTGCAAAACCCCCTCTCCCTCTAGCACTATTATCTCTGTGAATGTCAATGAAAGAAAACCACCAGCTCCCATAAATTTGGATAGTTTTATTACCTATGGCCTCCCCAGTATTAACTGAATGGGGTAAATTTCACAGACCAAATATAAAGACTCTCAGGttagaaattttttaatggaGTCCAACAAGATAATCAAGCTTTTAAGGAtcagttttagctcttaaatgactaaaaattcaattcaatgtggtataactctttttttctttttaatatggcATAATTTCTAAAATCTGAATAATGTACAAATACAATGACGTCCTTTCCAGAGACTTACTGAAAAGAGATCTATtgatttattgagacttattgGTACTAGAGATGTTGAGCAATTTACATTGATTATCTCCTTTGATCCTTCCACCAACCCTATGAAGGTGACCTTTATTCTCCTCATTATGAAGATGAGAATATTAAAGCTTTTAGTGGTAAGCCTGGGCCTCAAGTTCTGAGTCGCCTGGCCAAGACTCATAATCTTCAACAATACTACTACTGTCTTTACCATTTCcacttctctttttcatttttttaaaaagattgcagTGTAGTTGACACgcaatgttaaattagtttcaggtgtacaacatagtggtgTGACAAGTCTataccttatgctgtgctcaccacaagtgtagctgccatccaTCAGCGTACAATGGGATTACAGTACCACTGTATGGTACTATGCTGTGTCTTTTAATCCAGAGGTTTACTCATTCCATTACTTTCTTTAcgtaaataaactttttttctgacttttgttgtcattgttttgttttcattcaaatGCAGTGCACTTGCTGAGCTGGTGAAACACAAGCCCAAAGCAACTGAGGAACAACTGAAAACTGTTATAGGGGATTTCGGAGCCTTTGTAGAGAAGTGCTGTGCAGCTGAAGACAAAGAGGCCTGCTTTGCTGAGGAGGTACTGGAGCCTCTTCATTGCAATATGGCTAATTTCCTTTCTTGCCGCATTTGATCGGACCAGGGCTTAGGGGTTTATATATCTGAAGGACACTCTGTACATTCCAGACCAGAATCTTTTTCCACATACAAAATTATCTGACGAAATTACTTaaatagctctctctctctctctttttttttttatctcctgcTGCACTGGAGTATATTAGTAAATCTTCATAGTATTTGCTCTGTTTCCAAAGTTGTGATGTTTATGAATATAGATGGAAATATTTGTAAGGCTCAAGTCTTTGAGCCAAACATTAATTTATTGAAACGTGTTCTTGAAAAATGCTGGTTTGTGATTTGGTTGAATCCGAGTTTGATTTTATAGGTTAATGAGggaagtttatatttaaatgtctGAATCATTTATTATTCCCTCTATGACTTGAGGGtaatgtttttattcctttgggAACAATGGGTGTCAGTAAGCTTCCTTGTAGAGATTCTAGTACTAAACTGGAATTAAAGAATGTGATTCATGTAAAATTAGTTTGTAATTACAAATGGCTGTATAAGTATCAACTTTTTATCCTAATAGTAATGctaatattttccccaaatctgtCATCTCTCGGTATTCAGGGTCCAAAACTTGTTGCCACAGCTCAAGCTGCCTTAGCCTAAAAGAACACCATCAGAAGCATCTCAGGTAACTAtactttggatttttgttttaaaaaagtaattataatagtTACTATTAAAATAGCAAAGGTTGACCAATCATTTACCAAGAGCCATATAGACCAGTGCCAATCACTGTTCTAAgaactttatatgtattaacttatttaattctcaaaatagtTGCCTAAGTTGAGTgtcattatttttcccatttttcagatgagagcATGAAGGCACAGATAGAAATGAGTTCCATAATTTACCCAAGGACCACCCAGCTCGTGAGGGGTGGAGCCACAATTTAAAATTCAAACCAAAGCTTGAGAGTTAACCAGTGTCCTGTTCTGACCTAACGTGACACAGTAGACAGAATCATTCAACTGAGCAATGGCTTAACAGTGAGGTTTCTAGGTATTAGGCTGGACCATACGAAAGtacattttttaaggtaaaaaacgGTTGAATAGCAATGATTTCACACGGTTCAATCCAACAGCCCAGTAACAAATTAATTTCATTGGAGAGTATGACAGATCTGCCTTATGTGAACTTGCACTTTATAGTGAATAACTTGCTCCTGAGGcccactttaaaatttaaatatttgaacataAACATGTTTCACCCATTTTGGTTGTAATATTTtgtgggaaattaaaaaagatagtatcaattctcttttttaaaacaaattgtccGACTATTTTCTAGcatgaattattttcatattttccgaACTATGAGGTCTGTTCCCACTATGAAGTTTTCACTTACTCTTTGCCCACCTGATAATACCTACAAATTGTGCATTCAAGTGAGGAAGCAACTTCGTATCTCCTGTaaatttgatcttttcaaaatgtgatttgttttcatcctaaatggcaagattttcttctgaAAGGTCTAAATTTGAGAGACACTTGTTGTATTGGTAATTAATTTAGGTAAGAAGTAGGTGTTAGGCAAGTGACTCTGAGGAGTGATGATGAAAAGCTTGGGACTTTGAAGTCTGAGGAGCTGATGACATCAGTGACAAAGAGAGGACTTGACAATATTATTGATGtgtcctctcccccagcccaACAGAAGAATTCAGAGTCCAGGACAGGCTGAATGATTTTCTTTGGTGGAAATTGCAGGAAGACAATCTAAGCAATTCAACATTCATTTGAATAGATTTCAAAAACTCATACCATTTTACAAACAGTacttatatttgtctttttgtctttcagCCTGCCCtgagaataagagaaagaaagagaaatgaagacctagaacttattcatctgtttttcttttctgttggtATAAAACCAACCCTCTGTCTAAAGAACacaaatttctttaaacattttgctcttttctctgtgctgtaattaataaaaaatgaaaagaatctaaTATTATTGTCCAGGACTGTTATTTTTCACAGATGTATTGCCATCCTGGAAATTTTGTAGGTTCTGTGAATGTCCCActgttctctctttttccacTTCTCTCTAGTTCTTTAGGGGCTAGTtgattaaaagaaacattaatgATCTTCTGAGTTATGGATCATAAACATGCAAaggaatattttaacattatcatAATTCtgataaaagaatgaaaacaggtATAGGCTTTTCCTTGCTAAGGACTAAGA
The sequence above is a segment of the Zalophus californianus isolate mZalCal1 chromosome 2, mZalCal1.pri.v2, whole genome shotgun sequence genome. Coding sequences within it:
- the ALB gene encoding albumin yields the protein MKWVTFISLLFLFSSAYSRGVIRRETQQSEIAHRYNDLGEEHFRGLVLVAFSQYLQQSPFEDHVKLAKEVTEFAKGCAADQSGADCGKSLHTLFGDRLCTVASLREKYGDLADCCEKQEPERNECFLSHKDDNPGFPPLVTPEPDAMCTAFQENEQKFLGKYLYEVARRHPYFYAPELLYYAQQYKQVFAECCQAADKAACLTPKIDALREKVLVSSAKERFKCASLQKFGDRAFKAWSVARMSQKFPKADFAEVTKLVTDLTKIHKECCHGDLLECADDRADLAKYMCENQDSISTKMKECCDKPLLEKSHCLTEVERDELPGDLSPLAADFVEDKEVCKNYQEAKDVFLGTFLYEYSRRHPEYAISLLLRLAKEYEATLEKCCATDDPPSCYGKVLDEFKPLVEEPQNLVKTNCELFETLGEYGFQNALLVRYTKKVPQVSTPTLVEVSRKLGKVGTRCCKKPESERMPCAEDYLSVVLNRLCVLHEKTPVSERVTKCCTESLVNRRPCFSALDVDEAYVPKEFNAETFTFHADLCTLPEAEKQIKKQSALAELVKHKPKATEEQLKTVIGDFGAFVEKCCAAEDKEACFAEEGPKLVATAQAALA